The sequence below is a genomic window from Aureispira sp. CCB-E.
GGCAATTCAAATCATAATACGGATGCAAGTTTGGAATTGTCACTGTGTATGCTCCTGGCTGACATGGAATAACATAGTGTCCAGCAGTATCTGTAGTAGCATAATAATTAAAATTTGTTGCCCCATTTAAAGAGGCTTGTACAACAATACCCGCCAAGTTAATATCTCCTATTGTTTGCGTACAACTCACATCAGCATCTTGATAAACGGTTCCTTCGATGTGTCCACCTAAATAATTTCCAAGACTATCGGTTAAGATAACATACATCTCATCTCCCCCCATGCCATAAGCATCGGTTTGCCCTACTACAATGATTTGACCATTCGCTGTCTCTTGAAGATCGTATCCATAATCTCCATTGAATGTTCTAGTCCAAACCAAATCTCCCACAGCGTCTCTTTTTTCTAAAATAAAGTGATAATCAAATCCTACAAATCCTTGTCCAGTATTAAAAATAGCTTCTTGTTCTGTTCCTGTCACGATATAGCCACTATCTGCCGTAGGATAAACAGCATAAAAGGACTTGTTAGGCATTCCTATCCCCAAAGAATTAGCCATCCATATAGCAGAACCTGTTGCACTTAATTTTAACATCAAACCATTATAAGGAGCATTAGGAGCGTGTTGGCTTAGGGTCTGACCTACTACGATATAGTTGCCATCTAGTGTTTCTTGTATATCATGGATATTGGTATGATAACCTATTGCTGCACGATATGTCCAAAGTGTATCTCCATTCATATCTGTTTTTACAATCCCACAAATATTTACGCCCGACTGCTCATAAATTCCTCCTAAAATATAGCCTCCATCTATTGTTTGACGTACCACTTTTGCTTCTCCTCCTCCATCTCCATATGTTTTTGTCCATGAGGCATTTCCATTGGCATCCGTTTTTATTAGATATGTATTTACAGATGGGTAGTTTCCTCTTCCTCCTATTATGTAACCGCCATCGGTTGTTTGTTGTACCGAGTATGCATTATCATAAGCACCAAAACTATTATAACTTTTTGTCCAAAGCGTATCTCCGTTTGCATCTGTTTTTACTAGAAAAATATTTTCTGAAGATACTCCAGATGGCATTCTTCTTTGTCCAGCTAAGATGTATCCACCATCTGATGTTTGTTGAAGGGCATTAATTTCTTCTTCCCAAACACTTTGCCCATACGTTCTTGTCCACAAGGTATCTCCCAAAGCATCTAGTTTCACCAAATACATATCAGCATCACTCCCACCAAAACTATTGGTATATCCTCCTACAATATATCCTCCATTGGTTGTTTGTTGTACTGATTTTGCAGATTCGTTGCCTGCTCCTCCATAAACTCGTTCCCATGTCTGTTGACCAAAGCTAGCTGTGTGACTAAGACAGCTGCATAAAATTAGCAAACAGATCGATTTCCATTTTTGATTAATTAATCTCATATTGTAACTTAATTTTTAGTTTTTTAATCATTGACTATTGATTGATAATTACTAGTATCGAGTACTCTTCAACTGTTTAATCCAAAGATAAAGTTATAATCAAACGAATAAAAAAACATTATTACCTATTTATCAGAAATCAAATGTATTTTTTACCTTTACAAAATGTATAAAAGTAAAGTCATAGAAATATTCCAAAGCTTCAACAAAGCAGAAAAATCTGGTTTGAGACGGTGGGTCTATTCCCCCATTCACAATGAGCATAAAGATGTGACTAAGTTGGTTGTTTATTTGTTATCTAAACGTAAAATAACGCCAACTTCCGTTAAAAGAGAACGCGTTTTTCAACACCTATATCCCGATACGCCATACAATTTATACCGTTTAAATCATGTCTTATCTTTCACGGTAGAAGTAATGGAAGAATATATCAGCTATCTAATGTCTAAAAACACTCGTTTTTTAGATTTTTTTTCTGTTGCCAATTACTACAAAAGCAAATCCTTGCCTCATTTGGCGCAGAAAGCTTTAAAAAAAGCCCAGTTGAGCCTAGAAAACAGTCTTTATCAAAATGATAATTATTATCATTCCAGTTTTTTGCTAGAACAAGCAATTTTTGGCTTAAAAGGCACTGAGTTGCGACAACAACAAACCAATTTGCAGGCTATCTTTAGTGATTTGACTACGTTTACTATTGTAGCGACACTTAAAAATGCTTGTACAGCTATTTCTCATCGAAGCCTCTACCAAACAGAATATCAAGTGCCTCTTTTAGATGCCATTCTTCAAGAAGCGCAATCGGTCACCTATCAAAACAATTTTGTCGTTCAAAGTTACTACCACAGTTACATGGCTTTGGCAGAACCTGAAAATGAAATCCATTTTAAGGCCTTAAAAAAATTATTGCTCTCTCAACACATACCACTTCCTATTGAAGAGCTAAAATACCATTGTTTGTTAATGATTAATTATTGTATCAAGCGGTTGAATATGGGGGCAGAAGCATACGTACAAGAAGTATTTGATATTTACCGTTATGGATTGGAACATAACATATGGATTGAACAGGGACATTTGAGTCACAGTACATTTAAAAATATCGTCACAGCTGCTCTGCGCTTGAAGGCTTATCCTTGGACACAGAAATTTATCGAAACCTATGGTTCCAAGTTGAGAAATAGCCACCAAAAGGATTATACGAATTACGCAAAAGCTAAGTTATTTTTTGAACAAGGTCTATACACCGAAGCTCAGGAGGTCTTAGTCGAAACAGATTTAATTGACTTATTTATTAGTCTAGATATCAAGCTTTTATTACTAAAGATTTATTGGAAACTCAATGAATTTGATTTATTAGAAGCGCACTTAGATAGTTTTGCTGTTTATTTAAATCGAAAAAAGGTACTTGCCTATCATCGTCAGATTTATGGGAATACCATCTCTTTGGCTCGAAAAATGATGGCTACCAACCTAAGTATAACAACAGAAAGAGAAAAATTGCGTCAACTGATTCTTAAAACGACTCCACTAACAGATCGACCTTGGCTGTTAGAACAATTGACATAACTTTCTCAAAAATAGTGAGAGGTACCACTTTTTACAGCAGTACCTCCTATCCCTAATTTTACCCATTCAGTTCCCCTACTGATGAATAATACGTTTGGTTGATACCCCTCTGGCTGTTTGGGCTGTAACTACATAAACACCTGTTGGCAAGGCACTAATATCAATCGTATGATGTTCTTCTAAAACACTCATACTTTGGTGATGATAAACTACACGACCAGAAATATCTGTTATTATATATTGAATGGCTGCCGATTCCTCTAATTCTACATCTATAGTTAGATAGTTGGTGACTGGGTTGGGATAAACCTCTAGCTTTATACTAGATACAGGTACAGGGGGCAATGGAGTAGGTTGCTTAGAAGCACTCAAATGTATACCTATAGCTGGAACGGTATTACTTTCTCTTATACTGTCATAAAAATCTACATTTCCTGTTGCACTCACCGTTTTCGATGTCGTTGCACTAATCGGACTTGCACTAGACGATCCATGTCTGTTCATGGCATAATTCAATCTCGTTTCAGCTAAAAAGGGAGACGTGCTTCTGTTAAAAGTTGCTGCTCCACCTGTTTGGGATGGATTTATTTCTAGCGCTATATAATAAAAAGCATTGTCTTTTAATTGAATTGCATTTCCTGAACCCGTTGGGTCTATAAAATTGTTTGCTGTCGCACGATTATAACTAGGTGTAGAAATTGTCGTACCTAATCCTGTTAGTTCAACAGGAGTGAAAGCAATTTTTGTCAACTCTACGGCTTCTATGCTACCGTCCGCAGCACCTCCGTTAGCCCCGTCTACAAACTCATAGATATTCATAAAAACAGTCTGTGTTGCAGGACCTGAAAAAGAGCTGTGCAAGTGATAAACAAAATCTATCGAGTCTATTTTGACAGAATCTCTTGCTCCATTTGGAAAACTAAAAATAGAACCGTACTCAAAAGCAGCAAGATTAGCTGGTGTAAATCTATCTTCGCCATATACTCTATTGTCAATTGGAGAGACTTTTGATTTTGTTAAGTAATACGAACCTGTGCCATTTTGGTCATCTGTAATCACAAAAGAATGCTTGACAGTATCATTAGCAGCGCTTCCGTCCGCATGATTATGCTCCACCCAATAGGTCACCTCATACGTTCCTGCCTTGTGGGTCATAATAAAATCTAAATCACGCACTTGAGTCACCATTGTAACACCTACAAAGTCATTAGTAGGAATAGAATCCGCTCCACCTCCAACTAAGGTATCCGAATACACTCCATACGTTGTGTTTCCCATTGCATCTGTATAATCTATAGAGCATCGTATTCTTGGATTATCTGCTGCTTGAATGGTTTTTGTACCATAGTTAACAACTTTAGCCCCCCATATCCAGTCTCCTAAGTTATTTGGATTAACATTAACCAATGGTCGATGCGTGTTGTTGCTAAAGCGAACAATATCCCCTATTTCTCCATAAGTAGCACTGCCAGATACTTCTTTTGCGAATCCAATAGCAATATCATAATCTGGAGCAATTTCTACCGAAACATCGTCTATTATTGTAAAATAATACCTCCCATTAAATGTAAATTTCAAACGACATTGTGACAAATTTGCAACGCCTGCTGTAACATTAGGAAATAAAATGCGCAGTGTTCCATCTACGGGATTGTTTCGAACAGAAAACTGTAGCGACTTAATATCAAAAGAAGTACTCCAAGTGGCGCCATCATCGACAGAAATGGCAACTGAGTATTCTGTTACATCAAAATGACGATAATAAGAATAAAACTCGACCACAAGTGCCGAATCGGTTGCCCCTGTTAAGTCCATTCTTGGAGAAATTAAAGCTCCATGTTGATGATTAGGAGAAGTTCCCGTTCCACCTGGTCCGCCTGTATGTAAAAAATCCGAATCAAAGATAGCAACACCATTAGCTACAGAATTGGAGCTTGCAGATTGGGCAATAGCATATGTTCCCTGTGATACTCCTGTGGTATTTCTAGTCCAATACGCTGCTCCAGGTACATTAACACCACTTGCGTCGCTAATCGACAATGCTGTCCAAGCCGTAGGTGAATAATTGGAAGCTGTTGTTGATTGTATAAAATTGTTTTGGAATTCAGCTTCTGCTTGACCGCTAGTAGCACCGACTCCCCAAAGCTTGGTCTGACCATAACAAGACGCTACTCCTCCCAAAGTAATAAGTAGCAAAATGCTTTTAAGAAAACTTAAATTATTCATTGTTATTTTTATTTGTTGAAGTTTTAATTGTTTCATTTATGGCATGGGTTTGCCATTCTTGCACAAAGGTATTTTTTGTACAACACGCTCTAAATATTTAATTTATCGAAGGGTAGATACTGAAATTCTATTGGGCTATAATTCTTCCTTTTCCTATAACTTTACCTTCTGCAAATAGGTTAAATACGTAAACACCAGATTTTAAATTATTAGGGGTCCAAACCATTCGTGTTGTGTTGCTTTCTTGGATACGAACCATTTCTCGACCAATAATATCGTACACAACTAAAGTCACTTCTTGCGGTTCTCCCCCCATTTCTATTGTTACCCTATCCTTAAAAGGGTTAGGATAAACCTTCATTTGAGGAACTACTTCTGGGCAGATAGTAATTATAGGAGTAATAAAAAAGTCAGAGGCAGTTTCGTGAATAGTAAGGTTCGTTTGAATGGGTGGCTGTTGATCCATATAAACATCTGCCAAGTTCTCAATAACATTTCCTATTGGACTAGGAAAGTTTTGTTCTATTCTAAATTTTACAAAACCATAAGATTGAGATATATCAACAGAACTGCTAGGTAAATTGACACTATCCAATTGAATTTCTAGTATGTTCTGATCTTTTATACTCCAAGTATATGGATGACTAGCACTTGTTAGTTGAACACTAGATGGGTTTAAATAATTAGATAGGGTATCTATTATAGTTATTTTATGAACAGTGCTTGCTCCTGTATTTTGAAAATTAATTTGATAATCAATAAATTGCCCTACATTAATATAATGCCCTGCTCTATATCCTTGAGGTTGTGCCATTTTGCGATTTGCTAGAGTAACAGCTGTATTTTGTTGACAATCTACAGCATCCCAAGATACTCTATTGGCATTATTATATTGAGTAGGAAAACCTGTATTAAATTCGCCATTATTATCAGGAACACAACCTTCTACAAAAGCACTAAAGATAGAATCTGGAGCATTGCTAATATCTCCCACCTCTATACGGTAAAATTTTCTAGGCAATGCCGATAGACCTATAATTGTATCTATTCCATTCACCACATTAACATTTCCTGTACGCATAATAATATCATCCTCAAAAACCCAATAAGGCTTGCTAATTGCTGGTAGTGCGGATTGATTTCTAATGGTAAATAAAACACTATCGTTCCGACAAGTTCCCTCTATGTCTAGCCACCAGTCCATCGCACTACCTGAATAACAACTAGAATCAGGAGTAATATATGCTCTTACACAATGTGTTTGCTCATCAATAGCAGTAGGTTTTACCTGCACCTCCATATCAATAGTTCCACTTTGTGCAACTCCAACCGTTCCTATATTAAATAGGTATACATTGCCCAACTGGCTCGCAGGAGGAATTGAAAAACTTTGTACATTCAAAAAAGAATCAACTTCTAATTCTATTTGTACTTGGTTAGCTGTAGCCGTTCCTCTATTACTATATTCTATCGCATAAGTACTCGAAAAAGCTTTGGTCAAGATGGGAGCAGAAACATCTACGTTCATCGCAGGACAAGAAATATATACTTCCAAAGGAAAATCAATTGTATCCGATGCTTGTGTTGTCACTACTCCTGAAAAAGGCGTGCAATTGGGCTGTGTATAGGGTGTTCTTACAGGATAAACGGTGTAGGTTCCTGAAGGGCAGGATATAGAGTAATGCCCATCAGCATCCGTCGTCCCATAATAAAAAATATTATTGCTACCATTAAGCAACGCTTTTACCGTAATTCCAGATAAATTAATATCTCCGTTGGTAAATGTGCAATTTGCATCTAAATCTTGATAAACGCTCCCTTCTATATTTTGTTGACCAACAATAACAGTACAACATAAGTTGAGCCACAAGAGAATAAAAAATATGTCCTTCATTTCTTTAACTTATTAAAATTTAATACTGCACTGCTACCTACGGCATGGTCGTGGCTTTTTATCAAATAAAAAACAAGAAAAGTCATTCCCTCTTACCAACTTAATTATCAATGCTTTAAAACTCTATATAGCAATTCAGTTTTTTTACTTAAAACGATTATATTTTAGATACATTTTTACGCTAACGAATTATGTCTAACACACAACAAAGGTAAATTCAATATCAAGTAAATAAAAAAACATTATTCTATATTTATCATATCTTAGTTGTAATTCTTATCTTCAAGATATGTATAAGAGTAAATTAATAGAAATATTTAAAAGCTTCAATAGAAAAGAGAAATTAGGGTTTCGTCGATGGGTAAATTCACCTATCCATAATCAGCATAAAGATGTCATTAAGCTCACTAATTTTTTGTTTTCTAGAAGAAAGTTAACCCCTATTTCAATTCAGAGAGAACGTGTTTACAAGCACCTCTACCCTAATTCCAAGTATAATCTACATCGACTCAATCATGTTCTTTCTTTTACGCTTGAAGTAATGGAAGCCTATATTCAGTTTATAACCCTTCAGGATAAACCCATTGAAGAACTTTTTTTTCTATCAGAATTTTACCAAAAAAAATCCCTACCACATTTAGCACAAAAAAATTTAGAAAAAGCTCAAGATGCTCTCAACGATAGTCCCTATCACAATGATTTTTATTACCATCATTCTTTTTTGCTAGAACAATCATTATTCGAACTAAAGGGCACAGAATTGCGGCAACATCAGACCAATTTACAGGCTATTTTTAGTGACTTAACAACGTTTACGATTGTGGCTACCTTAAAAAATGCTTGCACAGCGATATCTCATGGAAGCTTATATAAGAATGATTATCAGATTCCATTATTAGATGCTATACTAGAGGAAGCTCAAACAGATACTTATAAAAACAATACTGTTGTTAAAAGTTATTATCACTGTTATAGAGCTTTGACACAACCTAATGAGGAAATTCATTTTAAAATTGTAAAAAAGCTGCTTTTAGAAGGGCAGATTCCATTGCCGATTAGTGAGTTAAAATATATATACTTGTTAGTCACTAATTATTGCATCAAACGGCTCAATACCGATGCAGAAATGTATGTTAAAGAAGTTTTTGAAATTTATTCCTTAGGCTTGGAACAAAACATATGGTTGGAAGGAGGTTATATAAGCCATAGTACATTTAAAAATATTGCAACAGCAGCACTGCGACTCAAGGCTTACCAATGGGTCGATAATTTTGTTCAGAAATATAGTCCTCAAATTAAGCCTTACTACCGAAAAGCTTATACTAATTATATTAGAGCTAAAATTTTATTTGAACAGGACCAAATCTTAGCCGCACAACAAATTTTAATAGATACAGATGCCATAGATTTATTTATAAGTCTAGCTATCAAACTTTTATCATTAAAAATATATTGGCAGCTCAATGAATTTGACCTATTAGAAGCGCATCTAGATAGTTTTTCTGTTTTTTTGAATCGAAAAAAAGTGCTCGCTTACCATCGTCAAATTTATGGGAATATCATTTCCATTACTAGAAAGATGATCTACGCCAAAATGGAGCTACCTGCTGAACGAGAAAAGTTGCGCCAACTTATTTTTAAAACTTCTCCTTTGACAGAACGTCCTTGGTTGTTAGAGCAACTCCATTCTAACACTTAGAGCTTTAAACCAAACTTCTCAAAAAGGGGCATTTGGGGGATTTACTCATAATCCCCTAAGCCTAAAGTTTGAAAATCATCCCAAAACTTAGGATACGACTTGCAAACTACTTTTTTATCTTCCATGCTTACTTTATCCAAAATTAAAGCAAGCGGCGCAAAAGCCATTGCCATTCGATGATCATCGTACGTATTTACTTTTATAGACTGTTGCTGATTGGTAATTCCTTTTCTTATACTAAGTGAATTTTCCGTTGCATCGACCAAACAACCTAACTTTTCAAGCTCTACTTTTACCGCATTAATTCGATCGGTCTCTTTAATGGTTAGGGTTTCTAGCCCTGTTAACTCCGCATCTACTTTTAATGCAGCACAAACCACGGCTAGGGTCTGTGCCAAATCAGGGCAATCAGAACAGTCGTATTTAAATTCTGTTATTCTACAAGGGATTTTTTCTAACAAAATACCTCGTTCGTTAAATGTTGTTTTGACTCCAAACGACTCCATAATATCAACCAGCACAGCATCGCCTTGAACAGAATTTTGTTGTAAGCCATTTAGTTGAATCGTAGCTTCATCGGCAATAGCCACCAAACTATAATAATACGATGCTGCCGACCAATCTGCTTCTACCACAAAAGGCTTGGGAACATATTCTTGATTTGGCACTTTAATCATATCGTTGTGCCACAAAGCCAATATTCCAAACTCTTCCATCAAATTCAAGGTCATTTGGATGTATGGTCTAGAAATAATTTTTCCTTCCAAGATCAGTTCCATCCCATTTGGCAAGACTGGTGCAATTAACAATAAAGCAGAAATAAATTGACTACTAACATGGGCACCTATGGTAATACGTTGTCCCCATTCATCAATTTTATGCTCTTTCATATGCAAAGGCGGATAGCCTTGCTTGCCTACATAACAAATTTTTGCCCCTAATTCATTCAGGGCATCAGCCAAGACGCCAATAGGGCGTTCGCACATCCGTTTGGTTCCCATCAAAACTTGGTTGTTTCCCTTCCAAGCTAAATAAGCCGTCATAAAACGATACGCAGTACCCGCTTCTCCAGCATCTAATATGGGCTCATTTAATTTTTCCAAAAGACTCTTCAATGTTGTCGTATCCTTGGCATTGGATAAGCCACTAATAGAAAACTCTTCTCCTGAAATGGCTTGAATCATCAAAATTCTATTGCTAATACTTTTAGAACCATTCAGTGTAATTTCTCCTTTAATATTTGTTTTTTTAGAGACCATTGGCTTTTGATTATAAATCATGAAAAAGAATCTCTCAAACGTACTGTCTGTTCGATTTTTTGATACAACACTTCTGCTTCAGCAAAAGAGAGGGTTTGTTGTCCATCCGAAAATGCTTTTTCGGGTTGACGATGGACTTCTACTATTAGCCCATCTGCACCAGCCATAACACCTGCCAAAGACATTTGTTCAACATATTTGCGCACACCTATACCATGAGAAGGATCAACAATAACAGGTAGGTGCGATTTGTCCTTTAATATAGGAACTGCATTCAAGTCCAAAGTATTTCTATAACTTGTTTCAAACGAACGGATGCCTCGTTCACACAACATGATTTTTTCATTCCCATTTGAAAAAACATACTCTGCGGCTTGCAGTAACTCGTCAATTGTTCCAGAAATACCTCTTTTTAGCAAAACAGGTTTATCTACTTTTCCTAAAGCATCCAAAAGGTTAAAATTTTGTGCATTCCTAGCCCCCACTTGCAGAATATCTACGTAATCTAGCATCGCCTCTATTTGTGAAACTTGCATGACTTCTGTGATAATTTTAATTCCTTCTGCTTGACAGGCCTTATAAAATAACTTTAAACCATCTAAACCCATTCCTCTAAATGAATACGGAGAACTTCTTGGTTTATACACACCACCTCTCATTACCCGAACATTATTTTTTACTAAATGTTTAACTGTTTCTTCTATCTGTTCCTCTCCTTCGATAGAACAAGGACCAGCCATAACCGTAAAATGACCTCCACCAATCTTTACTCCATCTCCCAAATCAATCATAGTATCTTGTACTTTCCACTTACTAGAGACAAGTTTATAGTTATCACTTACACGATGCAAATCCTGTACACCTGGCATTACACCAATACTTCTAATATCAAATTCTTGTTGCCCTATGGCCACTAAATATTCCTGAAACTGTGTTTTAACATTGGTATATTTATAGTTAATCGCATCCAATTTTTGAGTTAATTTTTGATACTGATCAGCTGCTATATTTTTTTCTAATTGAATAATCATAATGACTTGTTTCTTTTTACAATAGTTAGCTGCGCTGCTACTATTTTTATAAATAATAAACTTATTTAGCGACAGTAGAAACGTTAAGACCTTCTACAAACGCTACAACATCTCGCTCTATATGCTCGCTCTTTTCCAACATTCTAATAAAAGCACTTCCTATAATTGCTCCATTCGCATATTGGCAAACGGTCTGATACGTTGCTTGATTAGAAATCCCAAAACCAATCAAAATAGGGTTCTTTAAATTCATTGCTTGAATTCTTTTGAAATAAGCTATATTTTTTGCCTCAAAACCAGCTTGTTTTCCTGTTGTTGCTGCCGAAGAAACGACATAAATAAAAGCATTGCTTAATGCATCAATTTTTCGAATGCGTTTGGTCGATGTTTGTGGCGTAATTAAAAAAATGAGCCGAATGTTATACTTCTTAAACAAACCTTGATAATGCGTTTCGTATTCATACAAAGGTAAATCTGGTAGGATCAAACCATCTACGCCCACTTCTTGACAGCTTTTTAGAAATGCTTCAAAGCCATATTGCAAGACAGGATTAAGATAGCCCATTAGAATAATTGGTAACGTTGTTTGATCTCGAACTGTCTTAATTTGTTCTAAAACTTTTCGAATCGTCATCCCATTCTGCAAAGCAATAGTACTGCTCTTTTGGATGGTTGGTCCATCTGCCAAGGGGTCAGAATAAGGCATTCCAATTTCGACCAAATCTACACCTGCTTTATCCAAAGATAAAATGATCTCTCCAGTTGATTCTAACTGAGGATAACCAGCTGTACTGTATATATTGAGTAGATTTTCTTGCTTTCGCTCAAATAATTGATTGATTCTATTCATTGTTTTTATTTTTATAGTAGTTAGCGATGCTGCGACTTCGTGTTTTCAATGACCACGTAGTAGCACCGCAGCTAACTATTGTTTTTAAGTAGGCTATTAAAATTTTTTTTAACAGCTTAGAGGAACTTCATATAGGTTTCTAAGTCCTTATCTCCTCGTCCCGATAAGTTCAAAACCGTTACCTCATTGGGTTTAAAATTAACTTGCTCCAAAGCAGCAATCGCATGTGCACTTTCTAATGCGGGAATAATTCCTTCCAATTTAGTTAGCCTATAAGCAGCCGTTAACGCTTCTTGATCGGTCACTGCTATTGCTTGGGCTCTCTTACTAACAATCAAATGCGCATGCAAAGGACCGATTCCTGGGTAATCTAAGCCCGCAGAAATTGAATGAGGCTCTACAATTTGACCGTCTTTTGTTTGCATCAACAGAGTTTTGCTAGCATGGATAATTCCTTCTGTTCCCAAAATGCTTGTTGCAGCCGACTTGCCAGAATGAATCCCTTCTCCTGCCGCTTCTACTGCAATCAGTTCTACGTCTAAGTCATTCAAATAATGAAAATAAGCCCCTGCAGCATTGCTTCCCCCTCCAACGCAAGCAATAATTCGAGTCGGATTCTCATTTCCAGTTTGTGCTTTTAATTGTTCTTTTATTTCTTGACTAATCACAGATTGAAATCGTGCCACCATATCAGGATAAGGATGAGGACCTACAACAGAACCAATGATATAATGTGTATTTTCAGGATGATTAATCCAATCCCTAATGGCCTCATTGGTAGCATCTTTTAGTGTTTTACTACCACTATAAACAGGAATAACCGTAGCCCCTAACATTTTCATTCTAGCGACATTGGGTGCTTGTCGCTCTACATCTAGAGCCCCCATATACACCACACACTCTAGTCCCATCAATGCGCAAACTGTTGCTGTTGCAACGCCATGCTGTCCGGCTCCTGTTTCAGCAATTATCCTTGTTTTATTTAGTGCTTTGGCTAATAAGATTTGCCCTATGGTATTATTAATTTTATGTGCACCTGTATGGCATAAATCTTCTCGTTTTAGATAAATTTTTGTCTGATATTGCGCACTCAATCGCTGTGCAAAATACAAGGGGGTTGGGCGCCCAACATAATCTTTTAATAGAGCTTGATACTCCTTTTGAAAAGTTGCCGTTTCCGTTATTTGTACGTATTGTTTTTTTAATGTTTCTATATTAGGATAGAGCATTTCAGGGATAAAAGCACCTCCAAAAGAGCCATAGTACCCTTGTTC
It includes:
- a CDS encoding T9SS type A sorting domain-containing protein, which produces MKQLKLQQIKITMNNLSFLKSILLLITLGGVASCYGQTKLWGVGATSGQAEAEFQNNFIQSTTASNYSPTAWTALSISDASGVNVPGAAYWTRNTTGVSQGTYAIAQSASSNSVANGVAIFDSDFLHTGGPGGTGTSPNHQHGALISPRMDLTGATDSALVVEFYSYYRHFDVTEYSVAISVDDGATWSTSFDIKSLQFSVRNNPVDGTLRILFPNVTAGVANLSQCRLKFTFNGRYYFTIIDDVSVEIAPDYDIAIGFAKEVSGSATYGEIGDIVRFSNNTHRPLVNVNPNNLGDWIWGAKVVNYGTKTIQAADNPRIRCSIDYTDAMGNTTYGVYSDTLVGGGADSIPTNDFVGVTMVTQVRDLDFIMTHKAGTYEVTYWVEHNHADGSAANDTVKHSFVITDDQNGTGSYYLTKSKVSPIDNRVYGEDRFTPANLAAFEYGSIFSFPNGARDSVKIDSIDFVYHLHSSFSGPATQTVFMNIYEFVDGANGGAADGSIEAVELTKIAFTPVELTGLGTTISTPSYNRATANNFIDPTGSGNAIQLKDNAFYYIALEINPSQTGGAATFNRSTSPFLAETRLNYAMNRHGSSSASPISATTSKTVSATGNVDFYDSIRESNTVPAIGIHLSASKQPTPLPPVPVSSIKLEVYPNPVTNYLTIDVELEESAAIQYIITDISGRVVYHHQSMSVLEEHHTIDISALPTGVYVVTAQTARGVSTKRIIHQ
- a CDS encoding T9SS type A sorting domain-containing protein, producing the protein MAQPQGYRAGHYINVGQFIDYQINFQNTGASTVHKITIIDTLSNYLNPSSVQLTSASHPYTWSIKDQNILEIQLDSVNLPSSSVDISQSYGFVKFRIEQNFPSPIGNVIENLADVYMDQQPPIQTNLTIHETASDFFITPIITICPEVVPQMKVYPNPFKDRVTIEMGGEPQEVTLVVYDIIGREMVRIQESNTTRMVWTPNNLKSGVYVFNLFAEGKVIGKGRIIAQ
- a CDS encoding 3-phosphoshikimate 1-carboxyvinyltransferase produces the protein MVSKKTNIKGEITLNGSKSISNRILMIQAISGEEFSISGLSNAKDTTTLKSLLEKLNEPILDAGEAGTAYRFMTAYLAWKGNNQVLMGTKRMCERPIGVLADALNELGAKICYVGKQGYPPLHMKEHKIDEWGQRITIGAHVSSQFISALLLIAPVLPNGMELILEGKIISRPYIQMTLNLMEEFGILALWHNDMIKVPNQEYVPKPFVVEADWSAASYYYSLVAIADEATIQLNGLQQNSVQGDAVLVDIMESFGVKTTFNERGILLEKIPCRITEFKYDCSDCPDLAQTLAVVCAALKVDAELTGLETLTIKETDRINAVKVELEKLGCLVDATENSLSIRKGITNQQQSIKVNTYDDHRMAMAFAPLALILDKVSMEDKKVVCKSYPKFWDDFQTLGLGDYE
- the aroF gene encoding 3-deoxy-7-phosphoheptulonate synthase; translated protein: MIIQLEKNIAADQYQKLTQKLDAINYKYTNVKTQFQEYLVAIGQQEFDIRSIGVMPGVQDLHRVSDNYKLVSSKWKVQDTMIDLGDGVKIGGGHFTVMAGPCSIEGEEQIEETVKHLVKNNVRVMRGGVYKPRSSPYSFRGMGLDGLKLFYKACQAEGIKIITEVMQVSQIEAMLDYVDILQVGARNAQNFNLLDALGKVDKPVLLKRGISGTIDELLQAAEYVFSNGNEKIMLCERGIRSFETSYRNTLDLNAVPILKDKSHLPVIVDPSHGIGVRKYVEQMSLAGVMAGADGLIVEVHRQPEKAFSDGQQTLSFAEAEVLYQKIEQTVRLRDSFS
- the trpA gene encoding tryptophan synthase subunit alpha, with amino-acid sequence MNRINQLFERKQENLLNIYSTAGYPQLESTGEIILSLDKAGVDLVEIGMPYSDPLADGPTIQKSSTIALQNGMTIRKVLEQIKTVRDQTTLPIILMGYLNPVLQYGFEAFLKSCQEVGVDGLILPDLPLYEYETHYQGLFKKYNIRLIFLITPQTSTKRIRKIDALSNAFIYVVSSAATTGKQAGFEAKNIAYFKRIQAMNLKNPILIGFGISNQATYQTVCQYANGAIIGSAFIRMLEKSEHIERDVVAFVEGLNVSTVAK
- the trpB gene encoding tryptophan synthase subunit beta, which produces MTTYQVTEQGYYGSFGGAFIPEMLYPNIETLKKQYVQITETATFQKEYQALLKDYVGRPTPLYFAQRLSAQYQTKIYLKREDLCHTGAHKINNTIGQILLAKALNKTRIIAETGAGQHGVATATVCALMGLECVVYMGALDVERQAPNVARMKMLGATVIPVYSGSKTLKDATNEAIRDWINHPENTHYIIGSVVGPHPYPDMVARFQSVISQEIKEQLKAQTGNENPTRIIACVGGGSNAAGAYFHYLNDLDVELIAVEAAGEGIHSGKSAATSILGTEGIIHASKTLLMQTKDGQIVEPHSISAGLDYPGIGPLHAHLIVSKRAQAIAVTDQEALTAAYRLTKLEGIIPALESAHAIAALEQVNFKPNEVTVLNLSGRGDKDLETYMKFL